The window TTGCTCATTTCACGTGATGAACCCCCTCCCCTCTCTTCCCCTCGCAACCCCCTTGTAACCTCCTGTGTAAACATCTCTTTTAAGTAATATATGGTTCAGGCCGGCGTAAGCCCGCCGCGTCAAAAAAAATATATAAGACCAGGTTCAGACTTGCTCATTTCACCTGATGAATCAGGTGTACATGTGACGACCCAAGTTGTCACCGAGCGTTTCATCAATACAAGGTCTTTTCATATGTGGGGCGTGGGAGAGGCTCGAACTCACGACGCTGCTTGCCATGAGGCCTACGCCTCACGCGCTAGCCAACTGCGCCACAACCCAACTTGTTGTACAACCAGCGAAACAAATGTCCTTGTTCAGCGACAAGATCATTGCAAATCATGGACAATTCCTGTTTCTTGATTATGTAAACGCTTATTGGACACTACAAACCATTTGTGCGAAAATTCAAGGGTTACTGTATCTCGCCAATTCACATTCAGTTAAGCTCCCTGATGAACAGCCAGATGAGGTTTCAGACAACGATCCACACACACGACACCTGATTATTATCTCCGGACCATACTGATCACTGCTTAATCTTTCTTGATTATTATCTATATATGCTGACATACTACAACTTTTCAACACCTTGTCAGTTCATGTATCACATCGCTACGCAGGACCAACTGAATCACGAGGGCTTGCCAGTTCATGTATCGACAAGTACGGCACACACACGATTAGTTGGAGTTTAGAAGCAATGAGCGAGACTGAGAGTCCATACATACATCATTCACAATTCAAAACAGGAAAAATGTTGAGGCCTGGGATTTTCTTTCGGTGAATATGAACCTGGCTTCAGGTTCAGGGCAACCTAGGTAGATACACGGAGAGCAGTAACATTCTACCGACATGGCAATCCGGGCCCTTGGTTGAGGAATACAGACGCATGGATAGATATGTCTCAGAGGTCACAGCGACAATTCGAATTTATCACAGTGGATTCTTAAAGATGAACCCAAAGAGCTCCCAAGTGCTTCCTATACTGATGTAATGAGAATGAGATGCTCCCTCGTCTGAAGGTACTCCCATTTCTCCTCCAAGTTCCCAGACCATTAGTCCATAACCAAGATGCATAATGAAGATGCATTAGGCAACATATCACGTGAAAATCCAGCCTTTGTGAGCCTGAACATCAGTGCTTGGGCAGGACACGCAAAGGAGCAAGCAGGGAACTGAAATTGTGGAGGAGATTATTGTAGTATAGGCAGAAccaaaaaaaaatgaaaaaagaagGCCAAGGTTCAGACATGCTCGGTTTCACCTGACGACGTAACAgcaaaaaataaaatgaaaaaagaaGACCAAGGTTCAGACATGCTCGGTTTCACCTGACGAATCAGATGTACCATGTGGCGACCCAAGTTGCCATTGAGCGCTTCATCACTACGATGGTCTTTTTTTCAGTGTAGGGTGAGAGAGGCTCGAACCATCGACCTCAGGATTGCTCACGTTTCATCAAGCTATGAGACCTACGCGCTAGCCAACTGCGCCACCACCCCACTTGTTGTGCTGGAAGCGAAACAAAATCCTTCTTAAGCAAGCAAGACCATTCAAACCATGGATGTTCATTTTTTGTGTTTAACGCTACGTACATGGCGAAAATTCAGGGATGTATTTATCTTGCGGTTCACATCCAGTTAAGTTCCCTGATGAACAGCCGGATGAGATTTGACACAACCATCCATGCAAACCACAACCCAAAATGcctcaagaaaaagaaaaaacacaTCACAAAGATTATCTCCGGACAGTACAGATCACTGATTGTTCTTTCTTCATTATCTATAATATGCTGAAATACAACTTTTCAACACCTGACTAACTGAATCAGGAGGAACTTGTTCAAATGATTAAATCGGTCGAGGACTTGGTCCGCAGTCATATATAACATCACATCACTACGCAGGAGCAACTTACTGAATCAGGAGGAACTTAAGGTATCGACAAGTACGGTATAATAAACACACGAGAATAGTCGGAATTTCTAAACCACGAGTGAGGCACTGAGAGTTCATTGCCCACCATCCAAAACAAGGAACAAGAAAAAGTTGGGACCTGCAACTCTAATATGTTCGGTGCCTGGGATTTTCATTCTCTGAATATGAACCTGCGTCAGCGGCTCAGCGCAACATGGGGTAGACACAAGGAGAGCATTAACATATATACTGGTCTAATCATAGACCCGTGACCTCCTCCCCCCGTGACCTCCTCCCCCCGTGCGGCGGCGCCGCGCCGCACCGGggcctccctctcctcccgccgccgccgccgagggcATCGCAGGCTAAGCCTAcgggccgcagcggcggcggtggcAATCTTCCTCGGCCGGTGATCGGATCTGGGTGGCGGCGACCCACTCCGGCCGATCCAAGGGCGATGGCGCAGGCCGGTGGCGACCAGGGTTGTCGTGCTGGTGGCGGCGACGAAGAGATCACGTCGGCGGCTAGGGTGTCCGATCTGGATCCCATTCGGATCTTGATGGTGGTTCCTCGAGCCGTCGTGCGCATCCTTTGTTCCGGCGCGGCAAGAGGCCTCTGGACTAGGCACGCGACACGAGGATGTCGGGGGCTCCGGCCctcggcgtggtggtggtggccaTCTTCTCCGCCGGAGGTGGTCGGCTAGATGGTTGTGGATTCTCGCATCCAGTCTCGGCGTACAGTGGGGAGACGGGGCTGCCGGTGAAAACCATGCTATGACTCGGGTCatggcgggcgatggcggcgtttttCGCGTCGTTATCTTGTTGAAGACATCGCCTCTGCAGCTTCTGTCGACTTGCTTGCGCTGCTCTGGGTGAAAACCTTGATCCGGAGTTTCCGGATCAGACGATGGAGATGCTTTTGGGGCGTCGTTTTCCCTCATGGGGGCATCGTTTTTTTGAGCAGCGGCTGGATGCAGGACCAGAGGACGgattctttggtggagcggtgcggCATCTCACTCATTGATGGCGACGGGTCTCAGCGGCATGGCGCTGTGGTGACTCTGCgtccgatgcgcggagatggactcgcgcaggagggtgACGCGATCTGGCGTCGaggtggcgtcgacggcagctagaccgggcaaggtagatgcagcagtacagctctgaagatggattggtggcaggtggctgcggcggcctcagacccggcaggcgtcctggttgaggagtgcgccgaaCTGGTAGGTgacccatacccggcaggcgtcctggatgGGATCTCAGGTTtgagatgttaggtttggctgcgaggtctgtttggtattaggcccagactatcagcatcccttcatcacttggataggagtagcgacacttttgttgcctagacggtggcttcagtcttactgttgtatgactttataaggtcttgtgtgaataattaataaagtggttgcatgcatcgtccagatgcagaggccgggggtcctcctccattttttaaaaaaatatacTGGTCTAATGACAGATGACTGATGAGATGTTCCCTTGTCTGAAGTGCTCCCACTTCTCCAACACCAGAATTCCCAGACCATGAACCCGGAACCTGAAAGCTGGTAGCTGAAGACTTTTTGTAGCATCATGAAGCTATGTGAGGTTAGGCTGaaccaaaaaaaagagaagaaaaaaagaagaccAGGTTCAGACTTGCTCATTTCACCTGATTAATCAGGTGTTGATGTGACGACCCAAGTTGTCACGGAGCGTTTCATCACTACGAGGTCTCATATGGGAGGCTCGAACTCTCGAGCTCCGGTCTATGACAGCTACGCGCTAGCCAACTGCGCCACCACCGCTATGGTGTCCTAGCGGCGAAACAAACATTCTTGTTAGCACCGACAGATCCATGCAAATCATGGACGGCTCCTCTTTCTTGATTCTTTAAGCAAGTGCATTGGGTTTAACGCTGCCTACATGGCGAAAATTCAAGGGATAGCTTTATCTCGCCAATTCACGTTCAGTTAAGCTCCCTGATGGACGGCCAGATGAGGTTTCAGATTATTATCTCCGGACCATACTGATCACTTGATTATTGTTATCTATACTGGCATACAACTTTTCAAACTTACTCTGCAGTCACATAGCATCACATCACTACGCAGGACCAAGAGTACATACATCACTCACAATTGAAACCAAGAACAAGGGGGGAAATGGAGCCTACAACTCTAATAATGCAAGAGGCCTGCGATTTTCGTTCAACTGAATATCAACCTGCTTCAGCGAGCAGTAACATTCTACCAGCATGACAATTCGAGCCCTTGGTTCAGCCATGCGCACACACAGTTTAAACCAAAGATCTGTTTTATCAGCCATACAAATAGGCAACAGGCCCTGTTTCCAAGGGCTACAAGTTCATGAAATGACGATATTCAAGATACAGATACATAGTTACGCGACACTTTCAGAGTTGACCGACATTACATCAAGGGCTACAGCGTAAGTACTGGCATTTCGAAGAACAGAGCGGACTACACACTGCCAGGCAAAGATACCTCAGTAACAGTATTTGGTGGAGTAATCCTTGGGCGGCCTTTACGAGCTCCTCTGTAGACAGTTTCTTTCACTGCCCAGTCAAATCTTGTTGTTTCCTGTCCCAAGATCAATCATGATGTGCTTGTTGCGGAAGAAGAACATCACCGTCGACGGGTCATACAGCTCGTACATGGTGTTGAAGTCAGGAACCTCCGTGATGTCGACGAGGTAGATCACCGCAAAGTTTTTATGGTCTCAGCCACCCCTGACAGCACCTCATTCATCTAAACATGAACAAGCAGATAGTCAGAAACTTGTAATGAAGTCAACAACATACAACCATGCTAGATTGATGTAGAACCAAAGCCTGCTAAACAATTAAACTGCAAGTCTGCAATCTAAGACATTTTATTACCCATCGCTTAACTTCCTCCGACTATAATGGCTAGTTCTACTTCAACTCAATCAAGCAACCAGTTGTAAACTActacaaatatatatatatatatgtgaaaCACAGCAAAGTATAAAAGTGAGTTGCAACCTAGCTCTCAGTACACATAGAAGCTTCACTTCAACAAAAAGAGACATCCAAAATCATCCCACTTCTACCCTACTCCAAATTGACCAACTAACTTCTGAGACTATGAGCCTATGATAATGGAAAGGCTGAATGCAAAATCTCTTGTAAGATGTGTGGATATTACTACATATGAGCATTAAGAGCATTAGGTCCCATATTAATCCTCTAAGTAGCAGCCCTGCCCAGTACACCAAAACAGCAGCTAAGCTATTTATATTAACGCTATCATAACCAGATCATTAACAAAGCTAACCATTTAACATAAAGATAAACAGATCATGGAAGCACTCCAATGTGCAAGAAACCATCCATGAGTAGCAATAGCAACCTCATGTAATATAACTACAGATATCCAGACTTACTAGATTGATTTAGAACCAAAGCCTGATAAAATTGAAAGTTCAACCTGCAGTAACAAAAGGACTTCAGAGATGGATTATTTTGCACAACACAATGAAACAAGTTGCTGAATGGAAAAAAAAGAGAAGCACAAATGACTCAATTTCCACATGATTATGTGGTGAGGTACATGATGTCATGATGGCTGGTTCTACTTCAACTTAACTAAGGAACCAGCTTGAACTACTACAAATATGTTGCAGGCAGAAAAATGAGAGCAACAATCTAGGTCATTAAAAATTAGAAGCTTTATTTCAAGAAAATCGGAGACACAGGGCCTTCCTCCACTTCTGCTACATATCCAAACTAACCACATATTCTCTCAGGCGCCTGCAGGATGTGTGGATGGTACCTGGGGAGCAGCACAATTGCAAAGCACTAAGAGCATTTGTTTACATATAATCAATCATCCGAGGAGGTAGCAGTGAAGCACTGAGATTCGTAAAGACCTCTGTTCAGCAATTCATACAAATAGTTCACGCCAAATATCACTTTTAGCAGTAATACCAATAGACAGCAGGTCCTGTTTTAAAGGGTTACAGGTTTATGACATGTTGATATTCAAGATACAAATACATAGTTACGACACTTTCAAAGTTGACAGACATTACATCAAGGGTCACACAGCGCATATCACGGAACAGAGCAGGCCACACACTGCACATGAATAGCCAGGCACAGATACCTCAGTAACGGTATTTTGTGGAGTAATCCTTGGGAGCAATCACCAGACCACGCCCCTTACGAGCTCCTCTGTAGACAGTCTCCACAATGTCAACAAACTCTTGCTTGTCTTTCATTGCCCAGTTGATCTTGTTGTTGTTTCCCGTCCCGAGATCAATCATGATGTGCTTGTTGCGGAAGAAGAACATCACCGTTGACGGATCATACAGCTCGTACATGGTGTTGAAGTCAGGAACCTCCGTGATGTCGACGAGGTAGATCACCGCAAAGTTCTTTATGGTCTCAGCCACCCCTGACAGCACCTCGTCCATCTAAACATGAACAAGCAGATAGTCAGAAACTCATAATGAAGTCAACAACATACAACCATGCTAGATTGATGTAGAACCAAAGACTAATAATAAAAAGTTAAACTGCAAGTCTGCAATCAAGAATATAAAACAATTGGCCTTCAATAAAAGAAGAAAAGCACCCATCGCTTAACTTCCTCCGAGTATTAATGGCTAGCTCTACTTCAACAGTTCAACTCAATCAAGCAACCAGTTGAGAACTACTCCAAATATATATGTGAAACGCAGCAAAATATAGAGGTGAGTTCCTACCTAGCTCTCAGTACACATAGAAGCTTTACTTCAACAAAAGGAGACATCCAAAAATCCTCCAACTTCTACCCTACTACAAATCGACCAACTAGCTTCTGACGGTATGAGCCTATGATAATGGAAAGGTTGAATGCAAAATCACTTGTAGGATGTGTGGATAGTACATACGGAGAATTAAGAGCATTTGCTCCCATATTAATCAGCTATGTAGCAGCCCTGCACCAGTATACCAAAACAGCAGTTAAGCTATTTGTATTAACACCATCAATCATAACCAGATCATTAACAAAGCTAACTATTTAACATAAAGATAAACAGATCACGGAAGCACTCCGAGGTGCAAGAAATCATCCAAGAGCAGCAATAGCAACCATGTGTAACATACTACCGATATCCAGACTTACTAGATTGATTTAGAACCAAAACCTGATAAAATTAAAAGGTCAACCTGCAGCCAATAACATAAATAAAAGGACTTCAGAGATGGATTATTTTACACAACCCAATGAAAGAAAGTAAAGCACAAATCACACAATTTCGTCAGAATTATGTGGTGAGGTACATGATGTCAGTACACAATGGCTAGTTCTACCTCAGCTTAACCAAAGAACCAGCTTGAACTACTCCAAATATATTACGGACAGAAAAATATAGATTGTGAGTAACTATCTAGCTCGTTAAAAATTAGAAGCTTTATTTCAAGAAAAACAGAGGCGCATGACTTGCTCCACTTGTGCTACATATCCAAACTAACCAACCACCTATCCTCTCAGGCAATGGAAAGGTGCCTGCAGGATGCGTGCATACTACCTGGGGAGCAGCAAAATTACGAAGCACTAAGAGCACTTGTGAAAATACTATATGAACCATCCAAGCAGCAGTGCTGCGCTGAGATTCCTCAAGACCAAGTTCAGATATCTGCATTACAAAACACATATTGCAACCAATCCTTACCAGAGCTTACTCCTACTAGTAGCTAATCAGCGAAATTGTCACACAAATCAGCATGAGGCAGAATTCCTTCCACGTGTTCCCTAAAACTAAATCTAGCATGGTCTAGCGCGCACGGCGAATCCTGCCCGGTTTTAACAAATCCCCGCCCAATTTCTGACACGAACCCGGCGTGCGGGCACCCCGGACCGAACGGCCTCAAACAATCAAACCAAACAGTTGGATCGAGCGAGAATCAAGAAGAAGTTAGGGTTTGGTTGGGGGGTGGGCACCGTACCTGCATGCACGTCTCGTCCCAGTCGTGGCCGAAGCGGATCATGACCAGCCGCTCCTCCTCGGCGAGGATGGCCTGGTCCACCGCCCAGCCGGAGTGCAGGTGCGGGAGTAGGTAGGACATCTCCGCCCCTCGCCGAGAGTcgagtcgccgccgccggagaGAATAATGTGGAGACGAACAGCCGAGGTGAATCCGCGGCGTGCGCTGGTGCTGGGCGCCTGGGCCTGGTTAAAATAGGGCGGCCTGGCGGAGGTGCCAACTAATCCGAGTCGGCCTGCTACCCCGAGTCGGCCTTGAGGCGGTCCTATTTAAAGAAAGTCACTGCTGGCCTGCTAGCCGAGTCGGCCTTGAGGCGGTCCTGTTTAGTTGGATCGGGAGTCGGAGGGTGgagtttttccctttccgagaaaACTTCTAAtttcctcaaaaaaaaagagaaaacttCTATTTAACAACGGTTAAGATGATTCTCAAAAAAAATCAACGGTTAAGATAAGGTAGTGCAAAGAAAGTCATAAGTAAGAAGTTACATAGCTCGAGATCACACTGAGCTCCCGAATCCAAAAGGGAAATCTAAAAAAATTTGTCCGTTTCACATGCTTAAAAAAAATGTTTTTCACGCATGTGAAACAAACGTCAATGTTTTGTTGCCAAAAAAACAGAGTACGCATACAAACGTCAATGTAATGTCCGTTTCACATTATTTGTTGACAACAAATAcatcattatttttcaaaatttacTGTTCATCCAAGCTCACATGAGCTTATCCTCAAAAAAAAACTCACATGAGCTCCAGCTAAAAAGAGGACTTTTGTAGTTCAATGCAATCCTTAGGATTAGAATCATACAAATTGAACAACATAGGTAGGAACCTTAGGGGGGAATCCTTATAAATTCAATCCTACAAATCAAATTATGTACGATAGGAAATTTTTGTAGGGAAGCAAAAAATCTGCTAAAAATCATATGAATATCCTTGAATCAAAGGGGCAGTGGCGGATGCACAACTAGGGGggcgtgccccccccccccccccccccccccccccctcccaacaGTGAAAAAAATTTAAGGGAGGGCTTAGATGAGATTCTTTTAGCATTGTGCACTCCCCAGCAGTTTCTACCTAGCTCCGCCAGTGCAAATAAGCCCTTAGACATGATGGTTGAGAAGTGCAGGTCGTACACCGTGCAATGCATCAGGTGACAATCGTGTGATGGTTGCAGCACAACACAATATCGTTCGATCTGTCTGGTGCAAATCACATGCTTGGACATATTGATAATTGTAACACCCTGGATGCAGCGACGCTAGGAGAAGCGCCGAGACCATGCCAAGGCTAAGCGTGCAACAGCATTACAATAAGAAAAGAAGAGCAGCTGAAGGTGCTAATTGATGAAACTGAAGAAAGTGCAGGCAACACTTGTGCGGGAAAGGTCACTGGATCCAAAGAGAAAGAACAAGATGGTGGGCCCCACAAGTCAAGGAGACCAGCAGCCTCATCCAAGTGATACGCCTCGCGAGGAATGGATCACATACTGACAGTGGGCCATTGTTGTAACTTGTAAGTGTGTGCAAGTTGTAACATAAATGTCTTCGATTCGTCTATTCTCGGCATCAGGTTGGATCATGAAACTGAACCGACGGACCGTGACAGACGGCGTGCCGCTGCGCGGGTTAAGCTAGATTTTTTAAGAATGCAAGCAAGATCCATACATACATCGATGCTGCTCAGGTACTTCTCATCCCCATGTTCCTGTTTTCACTTCCAAGCTAAAAAGGTGGCGGAGTGGACAAGTTTGCACGGGCCTAAAGTGCAAGCTCGAGCTGAAAGATGCTACGAGTGGGTCAATTTGGAGAGAAAACTCATATCTGTATCTTCATTTATAGAGTTGTAGGAGTAGTTAGCAGGAGACAAAAAATactatatttctttacagagggagtacttcacTAGttttggatggagggagtagtaattaATGTTTCATCAACGTGTTGAGAGGATCAGTAACTATGTAATAGTTGGACCTAACGTAAAAGGTCCACTCTCCGCCTTCCCCTTACATCACTCGCTCACTATCGGGCATATCATCTCTCTCGCTCCTCTTTCTTTTTGGCAAAAGCTAGcgcgcgctctctctctctccccctccctccctctccgtttagatcactacagtagtgatctaaacactcttatattaatTTACAGAGTAGTTTTGTACGGTACTCTTCAGGCTTTGCTCTTTGCTTCACTTTTATGTCACTTTTGATCTCATTGTTTCCTTAACTCATGGTTGAGTGCATACGTTCGGTCCTCTTTGAACCCGCATGGGTTTGTTCTTAGAGGGCCTCCCATGCCGttaaatatgtactccctccgtttacaaATATAAGATTGACATGAAGAAAAACAAATACTTTTGTAGCTCATCATTTATTGGCAAGTATAGAAAAATAGATTTGCCAGCTACTTGTTTCATGGCTTTAATTTAAGCTCCATGCAAAGTCGTAGGCAACACCTAGGATAAAAGCATGTCTGAGTCACATGCAGGGAAACTTGCCACGTGTGGTTCTTGACACTGTTATTAGAGAATTTTAGAAATTATCGGAATCCGGGGAAGAAAATATGGCAGGGAACAAATTTCTTATGATTGTGAACTGGATAAATATCCTTGGAAGCTAATCCCCTGGAAAGTGCGGTAGTAGCATCCAAATGTACAAATGTTGTGGCAGGGCCGGTCAAATCAAGAGAGGGAATGTGATGATTGGGGTTTTGAATAAGATAACCTTTGCATTTTAGATTTGGGTCTTTTTTGTATTTCAAAATAATGAAGAAGTCAAATAAGAGGTGTTCAACTTTTTATGATTCTGGCATAGAGCTATTTTGCCACTCAGGGTTTTATTTGAAATCCAAACTGAAATGCCTCAACTTGACAAATTGGCGGGCTCTGGCAGGACAATTGATTATATTCCCCAATtcataactactccctccgttcctaaatacttataagtctttttagagattccaatacaaactacatacggatgtatatagacatattttagaatgtagattcactcattttgctccgtatgtagtccgcattggaatctttaaaaagacttatatttaagaacagagggagtacaaaagTAAGAGGTCAGAAATCTTGGTATCCAAAGGTCCCTAAAGGGCATTCATTGCTTGCTCCttttggatatttcaatatggactacattcgggctgaaatgagtgaacaaacacactaaaacaTGTCTATATGCATCCGATTCAGAAAAAAGTACCAGCAAAAAAATAGAACATATTATATTTGTGAACAGAGTGAGTACTCACTTTGCAAGTCGCTGGCACACACCAGTGCAAGTGCAATAAATATTTCAGTTTAGGCACGTAATGGCAACTCTAAACTCTAAAGGAACTCCAGCAGACATGCCAAAACACACAGTGTTTCAGAAAAAATCAGGACACCACTATATATAGCACTATAAATCATAGAGAAAGCAGCAGATGCAACATCTGCCGGATTTCCATACAGGCACACAACTATCTGTCTAAGCAAGTGATACAAACAAAAATATTCGGCACGCGCCAGAGTGCCCAGAGAAATTGAATATCAGGTGTAAGCAATCATAAAACTGACAGGCGTCAAACTTTGAAGGATCAACATTGCCCTACGCTCTGGAGGCCTCAGAATTAACTCTTCCTGTGTAAAACTCTGGCACAGGATAGAATGGACTGGCGGGAATCAGACTACGATGCAGATACAAGCTGGGCCTTTTTCTGTCTGACAAAATTTTGGACAAATATCTCCCCCGCGCGGTAAGACGACCGGACCTGAAAAAGTACGAGAATACAAAAGTGAGTTCCTGTAGTTTGCTAACAGCAGCAACCACAAAACTGCGTACGATTCCACCACCAATAACTAACAAGACAAGGGCTAGCTTTTTCTTTTGTGTGGTTTCACAAGCTGGATAGCAGAGAGGCATGTTTTATCGAGGATGCAAAACAACAACAGTTTCCCTGTCTGGGTGAGTGGGCATTGGTAAAAGTTTTGTCTTCTTTATATAAACACTGGTATTCCTTGTCTCAAATATTATTATCTAAGAACATAACCAGCTATATGCAATGCTTACCAGAGGTCCGCTAGCAACATACACAAATCCTAAAGATTCTCCATACTCCTTCCAGAAATCAAACTTCTCAGGAGTCACATATTCTCTGACTCTCAAATGTCTTTCTGTTGGCTGTATAATCAAGGAGATATGGGTGTTACAGCATTTACAAAGGCAGCAGGGTAATATTATAAACTAAAAGGTACACTGTAAAGTCAATAAATATTCTCCTCAAATAAAAGGGCTAAACATCAAACCTGTAAGTATTGTCCCAAGGTCAGAATGTCAACGTCAATGGCCCTCAAGTCAGCCATGGTTTGCTTTATCTCCTCATCTGTCTCACCAAGACCAAGCATGATCGAGGACTTAGTCACCATGCCCTTTTTGCAAGCCTTTGCTTGCTTCAGAACCCCTAAGCTCTGATCATATCTGTACAGATAACAGACTGGAAATAAGGAAACAGTTACACCGCCAGATGCTAGTATGAT is drawn from Aegilops tauschii subsp. strangulata cultivar AL8/78 chromosome 1, Aet v6.0, whole genome shotgun sequence and contains these coding sequences:
- the LOC109773417 gene encoding thioredoxin-like protein YLS8, translating into MSYLLPHLHSGWAVDQAILAEEERLVMIRFGHDWDETCMQMDEVLSGVAETIKNFAVIYLVDITEVPDFNTMYELYDPSTVMFFFRNKHIMIDLGTGNNNKINWAMKDKQEFVDIVETVYRGARKGRGLVIAPKDYSTKYRY